In Rhinolophus ferrumequinum isolate MPI-CBG mRhiFer1 chromosome 18, mRhiFer1_v1.p, whole genome shotgun sequence, a genomic segment contains:
- the ABHD18 gene encoding protein ABHD18 isoform X4, with protein sequence MRSSLKNVSDLFVMGGALVLESAALLHWLEREGYGPLGMTGISMGGHMASLAVSNWPKPMPLIPCLSWSTASGVFTTGVLSKSINWKELEKQYYTETVYEEEIIHMLEYCGTDSFKMGQEFVKRFPSSTDKLTNLNLVSRTLNLDMTDKVVSPKPAECHKSSKTSFSATSEELLLQDTSKMQCFNQTLSNNKSSYTSCNPQSYHLLSEEQRRKNLQKESLIFMKGVMDECTHVANFSVPVDPSLIIVVQAKEDAYIPRTGVRSLQEIWPGCEIRYLEGGHISAYLFKQGLFRRAIYDAFERFLHKYAN encoded by the exons AT GAGGTCCAGCTTAAAAAACGTGTCTGACCTATTTGTGATGGGAGGAGCTCTTGTTTTAGAATCTGCAGCTCTCTTGCACTGGCTAGAGAGGGAGGGTTACGGACCTCTAGGAATGACCGGAATATCCATGGGAGGACAC ATGGCTTCCTTAGCGGTATCCAACTGGCCTAAGCCCATGCCATTGATTCCATGTCTCTCTTGGTCCACAGCTTCTGGGGTCTTCACTACG GGCGTGCTGAGTAAATCAATTAATTGGAAGGAGTTGGAAAAGCAGTATTATACAGAAACAGTTTATGAGGAAGAAATTATTCACATGCTTGAATATTGTGGa ACAGATTCTTTCAAAATGGGACAAGAGTTCGTGAAACGCTTCCCTAGCAGTACAGACAAGCTCACTAACCTTAATCTAGTTTCTAGAACTTTAAATTTAGATATGACAGACAAAGTTGTGTCCCCAAAACCTGCTGAGTGCCATAAATCTAGTAAAACATCTTTCAGTGCCACATCAGAAGAACTCTTGTTGCAAGATACCTCTAAGATGCAGTGCTTCAATCAAACACTTTCAAACAACAAAAGTAGTTACACAAGTTGTAATCCTCAGTCATACCACCTACTCAgtgaagaacaaagaagaaagaatcttcaGAAAGaatctttaatatttatgaaaggaGTCATGGATGAATGTACTCATGTAGCAAATTTCTCAG TTCCAGTTGACCCAAGCCTCATTATAGTGGTTCAAGCCAAAGAAGATGCCTACATTCCCCGAACAGGAGTTCGAAGTCTACAAGAAATTTGGCCTGGCTGTGAAATCCGTTATCTAGAAGGAGGGCATATCAGTGCTTATCTTTTTAAACAAGGACTCTTCAG acgAGCCATCTATGATGCATTTGAACGCTTTCTCCATAAATATGCTAACTAA